The following are encoded together in the Pedobacter sp. D749 genome:
- the cobA gene encoding uroporphyrinogen-III C-methyltransferase, with protein sequence MNQKTTDFGLFIMGGGPGDPELITMKAFNVLKRAEVILYDNLSNEKLLEIAPTACKMIYVGKQPYGKYTPQEKINELIVENAQNYQVIVRLKGGDPFIFGRGFEELIYAETRGIKCHYIPGISSMQGAGFIDVPLTHRGISESVWILTGTKKDGSLTNDLKCAMKSSATVVIYMGMKKVGEISKAYCDAGIGDMPAAIIQHATLPNQKQVVCSVQHLQESAEQAGLTYPAIIIIGNVVQAKAYASLNQAELLSA encoded by the coding sequence ATGAATCAAAAAACTACTGATTTTGGACTTTTTATAATGGGCGGAGGTCCTGGAGACCCGGAATTAATCACAATGAAGGCGTTTAATGTATTAAAAAGAGCAGAAGTTATTCTTTATGACAACTTAAGTAATGAAAAATTGCTCGAAATTGCTCCTACAGCCTGTAAAATGATCTATGTTGGTAAACAACCTTATGGAAAATATACCCCACAAGAGAAAATAAATGAATTAATTGTCGAAAATGCCCAAAATTACCAGGTAATAGTGCGTTTAAAGGGTGGAGATCCTTTTATTTTTGGTAGAGGATTTGAAGAATTGATTTATGCGGAGACCAGGGGGATTAAATGTCATTACATTCCAGGTATAAGTAGTATGCAGGGCGCAGGTTTTATCGATGTGCCTTTAACACACCGTGGAATTAGTGAAAGTGTTTGGATCCTTACCGGAACCAAGAAGGATGGAAGTTTAACCAACGATTTAAAATGTGCCATGAAAAGTTCGGCTACAGTAGTGATATATATGGGTATGAAAAAAGTTGGCGAAATTTCTAAAGCCTATTGCGATGCGGGTATAGGTGACATGCCTGCTGCAATTATTCAGCACGCTACCTTACCCAATCAAAAACAAGTAGTATGTTCGGTGCAGCATTTACAGGAATCTGCAGAACAGGCGGGTTTAACTTATCCGGCCATTATTATCATTGGTAATGTGGTGCAGGCTAAAGCTTATGCGAGTCTGAACCAGGCAGAATTGTTGTCAGCGTAA
- a CDS encoding DUF481 domain-containing protein, whose product MKFVLLSLLFCSFYAKSFAQYADSTNYHVLLTSTGSINRTNEDRAYLLNNALNFGLKKKSFVLNSTSAWLYGKQNNSLTNNDFSTTLNFNLYKTFPHFYYWGLVNYNTSYSLKLKNQLLAGGGIAYSVLDKPNAYINLSDGVLFDQSSLIVGDSYHTYRNSLRLQYHFIIKNLITIDGNHFLQNSFSRKGDYIIRSSATLGLKLRKWISLTTALNYNKLNITRSENLNLTYGLTLDKYF is encoded by the coding sequence ATGAAGTTTGTTTTGCTATCACTTTTATTCTGCTCTTTTTATGCGAAATCCTTTGCTCAATATGCTGATAGTACCAATTACCATGTTCTGCTTACTTCAACCGGATCGATTAACCGAACCAATGAAGACCGTGCCTATTTGTTGAATAATGCACTAAATTTTGGTCTTAAAAAGAAAAGTTTCGTATTGAATTCTACTTCAGCCTGGCTTTATGGTAAACAGAACAACAGTTTAACCAATAACGATTTTTCTACTACCTTAAATTTTAACCTGTATAAAACCTTCCCTCATTTTTATTATTGGGGTTTAGTGAATTACAATACAAGTTATTCTTTAAAATTAAAAAATCAATTGCTGGCTGGTGGAGGCATCGCCTATAGCGTATTAGATAAACCCAATGCTTATATCAACCTGAGTGATGGGGTATTATTTGATCAAAGTAGCTTAATTGTAGGTGATAGCTACCACACTTATCGGAATTCATTAAGGTTACAATATCATTTTATAATCAAAAACCTGATTACCATTGACGGGAATCATTTTTTGCAGAATTCCTTCTCCAGAAAAGGTGATTACATTATCCGTTCATCGGCAACTCTTGGGTTAAAACTTCGCAAGTGGATTAGTTTAACTACAGCATTAAACTATAATAAGCTGAATATCACCAGGAGCGAAAACTTGAACCTCACTTACGGGTTAACACTTGATAAATATTTTTAG
- a CDS encoding SDR family oxidoreductase yields the protein MKTQKTPAKQNNQPGIEAKMDPRPEVIKANYKGAGKLNDKVALITGGDSGIGRSVAVHFAREGADVAIVYLNEDIDAKETRKMVEAEGRNCLLIKGDVKKPAFCKKAVETTVKKFGKINILVNNAGMQVPQKDPKKIDDKQLEDTFRTNIFGYFYFADEVLKHFQAGDAIINTTSVTAYRSSPNLIDYSSTKGAITSFTRSLATNLAKTGIRVNAVAPGPVWTPLIVSTFDEKKIKSFGSETAMERAGQPSELGPSYVFLASDDASFITGQVIHVNGGEVVNG from the coding sequence ATGAAAACTCAAAAAACACCTGCTAAACAGAATAACCAACCAGGCATAGAAGCTAAGATGGATCCAAGACCAGAAGTAATTAAAGCAAATTATAAGGGAGCAGGAAAATTGAATGATAAGGTCGCATTGATTACCGGTGGAGATAGCGGCATTGGCCGTTCAGTAGCAGTTCATTTTGCAAGGGAAGGTGCTGATGTAGCCATTGTTTATTTAAATGAAGATATTGATGCTAAGGAAACCCGGAAAATGGTGGAGGCTGAAGGTAGAAACTGTTTATTAATTAAGGGCGACGTTAAAAAGCCTGCATTTTGTAAAAAAGCTGTCGAAACAACCGTCAAAAAATTTGGAAAGATCAATATTCTGGTCAACAATGCGGGAATGCAGGTTCCTCAGAAAGATCCGAAAAAGATTGACGATAAACAGCTGGAAGATACATTTCGCACCAACATATTTGGTTATTTTTATTTTGCTGATGAAGTATTAAAGCATTTTCAGGCAGGAGATGCGATTATCAATACCACTTCAGTAACGGCTTATCGCTCTTCGCCAAACCTGATCGATTATTCTTCAACTAAAGGCGCAATAACATCATTTACCCGTTCACTCGCTACAAATTTAGCCAAAACAGGGATCCGTGTAAATGCGGTGGCACCCGGACCAGTGTGGACACCACTCATCGTGTCTACTTTTGACGAAAAAAAGATCAAATCTTTTGGGAGTGAAACGGCAATGGAAAGGGCAGGACAACCCTCAGAACTTGGACCATCTTATGTTTTCCTGGCCTCAGATGATGCCTCTTTTATTACCGGACAGGTAATACATGTTAATGGTGGAGAAGTGGTAAATGGGTAA
- a CDS encoding ion transporter: MASDSPKDWRFKLHEVIYESNTPAGKAFDVGLLIAIFSSIIVVMLDSVVGIHQHYGKLFNVMEWIFAALFTIEYILRLVSIRKPIRYVISPLGIIDLIALLPSYLSIFFIGAQSLLVFRALRLLRVFRIFKLGHFLTEINFLTQALKNSVRKISIFLLTVLTITVILGSIMYLVEKRENGFSNIPESIYWAIVTITTVGYGDISPITPLGKFVASVVMLIGYAIIAVPTGIITHDIAMAAKHKKEMPESCPGCSREGHDSDALFCKYCGSSLFK; the protein is encoded by the coding sequence ATGGCATCAGATTCACCTAAAGATTGGCGTTTTAAACTACACGAAGTTATTTACGAATCGAATACACCTGCGGGTAAAGCTTTTGATGTTGGGTTATTAATTGCAATATTTTCAAGCATTATTGTGGTAATGCTTGATAGTGTTGTTGGTATTCACCAACATTATGGTAAGCTGTTCAATGTCATGGAATGGATTTTTGCCGCACTCTTCACCATCGAATATATTTTAAGGTTGGTGAGTATCCGCAAACCAATCAGGTATGTCATCAGTCCTTTGGGTATCATAGATTTGATTGCCTTATTACCATCTTACCTAAGTATATTTTTTATTGGCGCACAATCTTTGTTGGTTTTTAGGGCGTTAAGATTGCTGCGTGTTTTCAGGATTTTCAAACTGGGACATTTTTTAACAGAAATTAATTTCTTAACCCAGGCCTTAAAAAACAGTGTTCGAAAAATCAGTATCTTTCTGTTAACGGTTTTAACCATCACCGTAATTCTGGGCTCGATTATGTATTTGGTAGAAAAGCGGGAAAATGGGTTCTCAAATATTCCAGAAAGTATTTATTGGGCCATTGTAACCATCACTACTGTTGGTTATGGCGATATTTCCCCTATTACGCCATTAGGTAAATTTGTCGCCTCTGTAGTCATGTTGATCGGTTATGCTATTATTGCTGTACCCACAGGTATTATTACCCATGATATCGCTATGGCTGCAAAACATAAAAAAGAAATGCCAGAATCGTGTCCAGGTTGCAGTAGGGAAGGGCACGATAGTGATGCCCTGTTTTGTAAATATTGCGGATCATCTCTGTTTAAATAA
- a CDS encoding DUF4142 domain-containing protein, translating to MKNHFNTRKIALVGMIISTASFNAFAKAEWHYTRSFDYIQQQDSLTTAQFLQQATIAGMKEVSTGKLAAEKATDKKIKAFGQMMVDDHTRANEELRALAKIKKVNLPMSMPEGELRPDGRVDSAPDNMRDTSRTKNAGGEAGNTGLAKKPTNGATEADVTNAIEKLKSLNGASFDKAYVDMMIADHQDAVSLFEKATQSTDVEVKAYANKYLPVLKKHLKRIQALAK from the coding sequence ATGAAAAACCATTTCAATACCAGGAAAATAGCTTTAGTAGGAATGATCATTTCAACAGCGTCGTTTAATGCATTTGCAAAAGCAGAATGGCATTATACAAGATCATTTGATTACATCCAGCAACAAGATAGTTTAACCACTGCACAATTTTTGCAACAGGCGACTATTGCCGGAATGAAAGAGGTATCAACCGGTAAACTTGCGGCAGAGAAAGCAACAGATAAAAAGATAAAGGCATTTGGCCAAATGATGGTTGATGATCACACCAGGGCAAATGAAGAATTAAGGGCATTGGCGAAAATTAAGAAAGTAAATTTACCAATGAGCATGCCGGAAGGTGAACTACGACCAGATGGAAGGGTAGATTCGGCACCTGACAACATGCGGGATACCTCAAGAACCAAAAATGCCGGAGGTGAAGCAGGCAATACCGGACTGGCAAAAAAACCCACGAATGGTGCTACTGAAGCTGACGTGACCAATGCGATTGAAAAATTGAAAAGCTTAAATGGGGCTTCATTTGATAAAGCTTATGTTGATATGATGATTGCCGATCATCAAGATGCAGTTTCTTTATTTGAAAAGGCAACGCAGTCTACGGATGTGGAGGTTAAAGCATATGCGAATAAATATTTACCAGTATTAAAAAAACATTTAAAACGGATTCAAGCCCTGGCTAAATAA
- a CDS encoding FAD-dependent oxidoreductase → MLPAKSFSDVGFLVLSQLESETQYAEIYSKCCRFCLQMLLIPTKKIVLCFIALCSIFFTAYAKPRAQHYQADIVIYGGTSAGIIAAVRAAKMGKSVIVVSPDRHLGGLSSSGLGFTDTGDKSVIGGLARTFYQKVYQHYQQSGAWEWQKKEEYGNKGQGTPAIDGKDRTMWIFEPHVAEQVMEDFVKENKLKIYRNEWLERKQGVKMKDGKIISIKTLSGKIFNAKMYIDATYEGDLMAAAKVSYHVGREANHTYNEKWNGVQALVFQHGHYFKNNTDPYQIPEDKTSGLLPGISTDQPRPNGTEDHKVQAYCYRMCLTDQPENKIEFPKPDRYNARDYELLLRVFSTGWNELFNKYDPIPNHKTDTNNHGPFSTDFIGMNYAYPEADYTKRKEIIKAHENYQKGLMYFMANDPRMPEKIQQQVRKWGLAKDEFKDNGNWPYQLYVREARRMIGDFVMTENEVLGKKEVLNPIGMGSYALDSHNVQRYVTAEGYVQNEGDIGVNAPKPYSISYQAIVPRKTECKNLLVPVCLSSSHIAYGSVRMEPVFMILGESAATAASLAIDHKVNIQDVNYNELKNLLLNQKQYLTLK, encoded by the coding sequence ATGTTGCCAGCAAAAAGTTTTTCAGATGTAGGATTTTTAGTCCTTTCACAACTAGAAAGTGAAACCCAATATGCAGAAATTTATAGTAAATGCTGTAGGTTTTGTTTGCAGATGCTCCTCATACCAACGAAGAAAATTGTCTTGTGCTTTATAGCCTTATGCTCAATCTTTTTTACGGCTTATGCTAAGCCAAGAGCGCAACACTATCAGGCAGATATTGTAATCTATGGTGGAACATCAGCCGGTATAATTGCAGCCGTACGAGCTGCAAAGATGGGTAAAAGCGTTATCGTAGTTTCACCCGATCGGCATTTAGGTGGTTTGTCATCTTCAGGGTTAGGTTTTACCGACACGGGAGACAAATCAGTAATTGGTGGCCTTGCCAGAACATTTTATCAGAAAGTTTATCAGCATTACCAGCAATCTGGAGCCTGGGAATGGCAGAAAAAAGAAGAATATGGCAATAAAGGACAAGGTACACCTGCTATTGATGGGAAAGATCGGACCATGTGGATTTTCGAGCCTCATGTTGCTGAGCAGGTTATGGAAGACTTTGTCAAAGAAAATAAATTAAAAATTTACCGCAATGAATGGCTGGAGCGAAAACAGGGGGTAAAGATGAAAGATGGCAAGATTATCAGTATCAAAACCTTATCCGGCAAAATTTTTAATGCAAAAATGTATATCGATGCCACTTATGAAGGCGATTTAATGGCTGCAGCTAAAGTAAGCTATCATGTGGGCAGGGAAGCAAACCATACCTATAACGAGAAGTGGAATGGGGTACAGGCGCTGGTTTTTCAGCATGGGCATTATTTTAAAAATAATACCGATCCTTATCAAATTCCCGAAGATAAAACAAGCGGCCTGTTACCAGGTATTTCTACTGATCAACCTAGGCCGAACGGAACGGAAGACCATAAAGTTCAGGCCTATTGCTACCGGATGTGCCTGACTGATCAACCAGAAAACAAAATTGAATTCCCGAAACCAGACCGCTACAATGCCAGGGATTACGAGTTGCTGTTAAGGGTATTTAGCACTGGCTGGAATGAGCTTTTTAATAAATACGATCCTATTCCGAACCATAAAACAGATACCAATAACCACGGACCATTTAGTACCGATTTCATCGGAATGAATTATGCCTATCCTGAGGCAGACTACACAAAGCGCAAAGAAATTATTAAAGCCCACGAAAATTATCAAAAAGGATTAATGTACTTCATGGCCAACGATCCGCGGATGCCCGAAAAAATTCAGCAACAGGTTAGAAAATGGGGTTTGGCAAAAGATGAATTTAAAGATAACGGAAACTGGCCCTATCAGCTTTATGTACGGGAAGCCCGGAGAATGATAGGAGATTTCGTAATGACGGAGAACGAAGTGCTCGGCAAAAAAGAAGTGCTAAATCCGATAGGGATGGGGTCTTATGCCTTAGACTCTCACAATGTACAACGGTATGTAACCGCTGAAGGATATGTGCAAAATGAAGGCGATATAGGGGTGAACGCACCGAAACCCTACAGTATTTCCTATCAGGCCATTGTGCCCAGGAAAACCGAATGTAAAAATTTATTGGTACCCGTTTGTTTGTCATCATCAC